A stretch of DNA from Acanthopagrus latus isolate v.2019 chromosome 7, fAcaLat1.1, whole genome shotgun sequence:
GTAGTATTAGTAGTTACTTTTCTGTCAAAAAATCACGTTCTGTGGATCATATTCCTTTCTCAGGGCAGCTTGTTTTTCTATCGTGGAaatatgtgggaaaaaaacatttctgagtttgcatgATTACCCTGTTAATATTGTGaatgaaaaactacatgatgcAGCTTCACTATGTGTAAATCTGGCCACTTTCAGGCCAgttaaatcaataaattcataaaggattcagcattttgttttcttccaatTGTAGTTGTTTCCATCACAGACATCCAGATAGGCGGTCCAACGTGTTTTATTGACAGGTTTTCTTtacaagaaagacaaaaaataaaacagcagcagcaggtccagaTAAAATAAGATTAGTGAAAGCTACGATAAGATTAGAAATTGAATATACAACAAAAGGCAACGTTGCTGATGATAATACACAAATGCAAACCAATCCTCTATTTAAAATCTTTAGCGGAAGTGCGTTTAGCTCGCCGCATACAGCAGCTGTGCAGCGAGGCCTGAAGATAAAGCATATTATCTATCGGGAAATGATAATGACGTTAATTTAGAGACAGTTATCTTCATCAAGAGTTTAGTTAGTGGAGTTTATAAGCAATTGTTAATTTCCAAACAAACTTGCTGGCTCTCTGTTAGaatgagggtgagtagataaagactgaatttcTATCTTCTGCAGTGGAACTATATgaactttcatttcattcatttcgtTTCATTGAAGGTGAATATTATGCACGTCTAcaagacttttaaaaataaagttatgtGGGTTTGAACAATGTTTGGACGTGGTCTGTGTGGctgctgtccgtggtgctgatagtgttgtgttgtgatggtGCGGCAGGTGTGTCAGTTCCTCTCCAGGCCTGCAGGGGGCAACAGGGCGCGCGGCTGCCGCGTGTCTATCAGCAGAAGGAGCCGAacatgtgagcagcagcagcagcagcgctagAAAACATGGCGACTCCCGTTAGAGCAGCTCGCCTCTGTCTGCTGGCAGGACGGAGAGTCACCTCCCTGTCAGTCAGACACAGGCGGGCCGTTTGCCTGCCGCAGAGGAGATGCTACATATCATCCTCGACGGGGAACAgtgagtgaatgtgtttttttacgGAAGGTAACTAAAGAGATGTCAGCTGAGggaggcagctgcagctcagaggtcaGTGCCCCCCGGAGGCACGAGACAGCTAATAACTAATGACGTTATTGTTCTGGACTTTTCTCGTTGTTTCCCGTCAGAACAACAAACTGTGTAACTGGACTGTGGTTATGCTAACAGAGCCACTTTTAAAACGTCCTCATGGTTAAACTAACAATTTGAAGCTGAGGACGTCGTGTTATCTCAGGTTAAATCTTCGTAAACAAACTCTTTGCTGTATTTCTGGTGTGAAATACTCACACATCGTCGTTAAAACTCGATTACAAGCAAGTAAGTGTGTAACTTCGTTGCACACGAGTGGCCTTGCGGATGTTAAAATTGCAGTGCGAGAATGTCAGTATATTCATAAAAGCATTGTACCGAAGTGCAAATTTGTGGGAGGTTCTTGTACTCTTCTATATGCTGTATTTATTACTTACCCAACCGAATTTATTGGACAACTGTACCTTTTGCAAATGAAAGTTCCTGCTTTGAAAATATGAGTTAAATTGCACTTAATGTATTAAAAGCACTGGGTGCTGAAATAATGCCATTTAATCTCTATAATATTCAATATGAACTACTCAATGTGTCGAATAACATATCCCAACATCACTAACTAACTTTCAGTGGTGTATTTTGTACCCCTAACCCTTAAAACATAACAAagagcaaatcctcacattggTGGAGCTGGAACCATGACATTTTTGACGTAAACATCTTAATTGAccaaaaatgtcatcagttaAGTTGCAAAACATTGTATTTCAAAGGCTTTCTGTATGCtttgtatttcactgtttgGTTTTAGTTCTTCACTAAGGGATCTGAATACTTTACCAACCAATGATTATTATCTGTACCATTAACACaagttaatttattttgctGTCTGATGAAGTACGTGCAGTGAGTTTCCTATCATCCTCATCTCCACATGCACTGTTGCTGGAGTTTGTTCCTTTAATCAACTCCAAATGATTGTGAATTGAAATGTCTAACATCACCATTGTGCATAGAAGCATACAAATTACCCTAAAGTCTTTATTGCTTCTCAAACATACATTAACAAATACAAAGCCAGGTAGTCTCACTGGGatcaaaataatttattgtAAAAGAGACTTCCAGTTGATAGTAGAGGGTCACCTATGTTTATGGCTGTTACTGTCGGCTGGTAAGTTCACTGTAAACATAACTGAAAACCCTGATGGAGCTGGTAAGAAGAAGAACCAAGTTGAgatttacataaataataaaattataTCATAACTGTGCCATTGTGCATTGACGCTTATTAATAGCAAACAGATGACCCTAGATTCCCTGTTGAAAAAGTCCTCATTGCTTTCCCAAAGACACATTATGATAATCAAGAATatgaacaaatataaacaaagagTCAGATTTGGGTACCAAGTCAATGGAGGCTTCTATTAAACaatgtctttctgttttgtcatcTTATTCTCTGTAGATCTTCAGTTCAGACTTGATGAGCGAACAGCTCACAGCAGTCTGGACCTCTTCAAGAAAGACACCGGCGTCATCTACCGCATACTGGGTCTGGACCCCAGCCACGTTCAAGACAATCCCGAGCGTTTCCGAGACTGGGCAGTTGTGTTTGGTGATCAGAAGATCAGCGGTGGACGACATTACTGGGAGGTGACGGTCAAAAAGTCTGGAGAGTTTCGTCTCGGTGTGGCTGAAGCACAGATGTCCCGGGAGGACTGTGTGGGCACCAACAACTCCTCCTGGGTATTCGGCTACGCTCAGCGCAAGTGGTTTTTCATGACCAGCAATAAGATTGTTCCTGTGACGCTGGTGGGCAAGCCAGACCGCGTGGGCATCCTGGTTGACTATGACGCGGGCCTTCTGGAGCTGGTCGACATAGAAAAACCCTCCATCATTCACTCCATCAGGGTCCAGTTCAAGGCTCCCCTGTGCCCTGCGTTTGGACTTTGGGACGGGGAGCTGCTCACACACTCGGGTCTGGAGGAGCCTGAAGGCCTGAAGTGAAGCAGGATGAACTGTGATGCCCATGATTTTGATGGCCATGGGCTCGATACAGTGGCAACATTCATTATAAGGAAAAAAGGAAGCAGTATCTATGTGGGGATCATTTCCAGCTCTATTGCAGGTGATGGTTAATTTTCAATGGTCCAGGTGGTTCATAGTCATGACTCTTTACAATGCAAGTTCATACTTTGTGTATGTCATTCAGCCTCAGGCAATCATATCACAGACGCTGTCTTTATGTGTACCTCATGTATTACCTCTCAGACTAACTGATGTGAAAAGgatgtgtggttttttttgagAGGAACCTTAACTGCCAGGTTAATTTGCAATTTACTCTGGCATTACACACATCTTTACAAAGCTGATATCTATACAAAACTTTTTCAGATTCATGTTCATACTGTACAttgtttaataaaataatttcactAAAAGGCtttaacatttctcttttatttacaGCAGGATGATACATATTTCCAGTGACGTGCTCAGGAATAATTTCACAgagttaaatgaaaataaacataataaataaaatacattaatttgaGTTGATTAAAGAGAATAGAACATTACATAGCATAAATTACATAGCATAAATTAGCAGCTCATATAGCAGAGTTCAACCATTTTTAAAATGGTGGTTGACTTTCTCAGTACACTGTATACTAACAAGCACATAAGCACATAAaaaaggagacatattctgctcatGTTCAGGTAGATCTACTATaaaaggtttacatgctttaatgctgaaACAcctcagttttctcatactgtccagtgtcACAGCAGTATTCTCCCCCATGTGGGAGTGAGGAGCTTCTGATGGTGccgactttgaccttttttaacttttaggATCTTTTACATGTACAATAACCTATAAAACAatgaaggaaagggaaaaaaatgaaaaagtgtgaTAGGTCTCCTTTATAAACACTTTACATATGTCTGTACGACCCAAACATGCACCCTCCAGCATTTGAAAAGTGCAGATATTTGATGTGACACAAGTAACTAATAAAGAGCACACTCTAATGAGGGCAGATGAACTCCTCTAgtaagaaaaaataacacaaggtATCAGCAGGGAATAAACATCAGGTCTACAAGCCTTGATGAACTGGCGTGAACTAAAAAAATCCTCCTACAAATCCACATGAATCAACTTCTACTGAGGTAGAATAATTAATGAAGCAGCTTTGAGAATATTTAAACAGTTATTGCACAGGAGGCATAAAATCTCCTGATTAAAGAACGTACTGATgaagcaaaatatttttcaatattttaacaataaataGGCACAATATATATGATATTTACATCTCaactaaacacaaaaacaatcaatattGCAACAGCAGCCAAATCATGGCttaaattaatgttatttttctaaGCACAAGCAACACATTGCCTGTTTATATGGTGCTTTGTTAATACTTCACATTGTTGAACGATTCTCCCAGTCTGCAGAAATGCATTACAAAGGGATTAAATCCAGCATTGTATAGCTTTTCAACAGTCTAAAGGATGATTCCCACATTATATACTACATCTATTACCACATTTACGATGAACTCATTCATTTgtcgtgtctctctctcatccttAGTCCTTTCCATCCTCTCAGGTGCATTATGAAATAGATTAATCTCCATTACAAACCCTCATGATCCCTTAAGGTTTAAACAATACTCTTCACCGTATCCAGTGTGGTCTTCTGCTCCTCCGTGTCGCTCGGTGGGTCGTTATCAGCATACACACGCTGGTACTCTTCCAGTACTGAAACAATAACAGCATGGCCAAACTGCATGGCGTCATCTACAGGTGTGTTCCCCCATCTGACAGATAACACAATGTAAGATGGAGATGGGTGGATAGTTAGAGTTAGTAATATGGAGTTGGACTGgcttcttttatcttttaatgtCAGATGAATAACTTTATCTTCAAATCCCTACCTGTCTTTCATAAAGGGGTTCACTTTACAGACTTCAGTTAGGAAGATAACCGCGTCCACATGACCTGAGAGGGAAAAGTGAGCAGCCCCAgtttcagatttaatttattcTTGATTGAAAATGAAACTTGACTATTGAGGAATGAATGAACTAATAATGAAGTGTCACCTTCTGCAGCGGCGATGTGGAGAGCTGTTCGAGAGTCGTAGTCTGTCTGTTCCATGTTCACAGCTGAAAGGGCAAACCTGGAGGGGTAACAACAGAGTGGGGGAGGGGAAAAGTAACACACAAGGAAAGATTTATGTGAATCATGAGAAATGTACATAAGTAAAGAGCTTGTTACTATGAAGGCAAACCTGGAAATAAGTCAGCATTTTGGTGATGAtacttccttttctttcatagagttattaataattaatagaTGTTTGTTATTATGTTTATGTATGATAACAACAGGCTGCGATTATATGGGTCAAATTTTATGCAAAGTCATTGTCATTACCAACTAACACAACCAACAAaggcaaccaatcagagacaggAAAAACAGTGGGCTCCATAATGATGCATTTGctcctgcttccagtcttcatTCTGAGCTACACTATCTTGGTTCCTGGCTAACGGACAAATGAAGACAGGTTGTGATCTTATCATCTGAAGTGTAGCATAgcaatgtcaaactgttccctTAAGATTGCATTATCACTGCGGGTACACTGTTTGTCTGGTGTCAAAGCcttgtgatgaaaacaaaagctttctGTTTTGTACTTACCTCCTCAGAGCAGAGAGGTCACCGCTGTAGGCTGCAAACATCAGGTTTACCACTGACTTGTTCTAATGAATCACAAAGTAAAAGTTACTGTATGATAGTGGACTGTCAATGCTTATGCATTATTTTAAACCTGAGGAGGCATCATTGTTTCTTGTTAGCGTGAATGAGAATTGCAGCCTCTGCAACGGTTGAACTGGACTTACAGGGTCGTCATCTGATTTTCTTCTGGGGTCGTGTTTCTTGGTGAAGTGTCTCAGGTTGTCGTAATTATGGAAGTTGAAGTAAGACACCAGCTCCTAGTGAATTAAAAGTTGATTCAGATGGAGATAATCAAAGactgcagatacagacagatTAGATGAAGggaattcaataaaaatgtggCGACTGATTACCTGACAGAAGTGAATGCCACGCACACTGTTTCCAAGCCTGTCTAAAGGTGGGGACCAACACATCATACCCATGACGTTGGGGACCACAA
This window harbors:
- the spryd4 gene encoding SPRY domain-containing protein 4; amino-acid sequence: MATPVRAARLCLLAGRRVTSLSVRHRRAVCLPQRRCYISSSTGNNLQFRLDERTAHSSLDLFKKDTGVIYRILGLDPSHVQDNPERFRDWAVVFGDQKISGGRHYWEVTVKKSGEFRLGVAEAQMSREDCVGTNNSSWVFGYAQRKWFFMTSNKIVPVTLVGKPDRVGILVDYDAGLLELVDIEKPSIIHSIRVQFKAPLCPAFGLWDGELLTHSGLEEPEGLK